GAAGAAACCGAACTCAGCTTTGCGTAAAGTTGCCCGGGTTCGTTTGACCAACGGAATGGTTGTAACTTCATATATTCCGGGTGTCGGGCACAATCTTCAGGAGCACTCGGTGGTGTTGATTCGTGGTGGCCGGGTAAAGGACTTGCCGGGCGTGCGCTACACTATTGTGCGGGGGGCTCTTGACCTTGCCGGTGTAAAAAATCGTATGAAGAGCCGCTCCAAGTACGGAGCCAAGCGG
This Desulfuromonadaceae bacterium DNA region includes the following protein-coding sequences:
- the rpsL gene encoding 30S ribosomal protein S12, whose translation is MPTINQLIRNGRQKKEKKSTTPALKGNPQKRGVCTRVYTTTPKKPNSALRKVARVRLTNGMVVTSYIPGVGHNLQEHSVVLIRGGRVKDLPGVRYTIVRGALDLAGVKNRMKSRSKYGAKRPK